A single window of Bordetella genomosp. 11 DNA harbors:
- a CDS encoding formate dehydrogenase subunit gamma, producing the protein MREGEARADLASNAGARGGELAQQAAAQSGHPAIAAAARAIEAHKDVPGALMPILHAVQHELGCIPPEAVQPIAEALNLSRAEVHGVITFYPHFREAPAGRHMVEICRAESCQAMGGEQIAAHARKKLGCDFHATSPDGAFTLEPVYCLGLCAQSPAMLIDGVPYARLTTKRFDTILGYVKEAP; encoded by the coding sequence ATGCGAGAAGGTGAAGCCAGGGCAGACCTGGCATCCAATGCAGGCGCGCGCGGCGGCGAACTCGCCCAGCAGGCCGCCGCCCAATCCGGGCATCCCGCCATCGCGGCGGCCGCGCGGGCGATCGAGGCGCACAAGGATGTACCGGGCGCCCTGATGCCCATTCTGCATGCGGTTCAACACGAGCTGGGCTGTATCCCGCCCGAAGCCGTGCAACCCATCGCCGAGGCCCTCAACCTGTCGCGGGCCGAAGTGCATGGCGTCATCACCTTTTATCCGCATTTCCGCGAGGCCCCGGCCGGCCGCCACATGGTCGAGATCTGCCGCGCCGAATCCTGTCAGGCGATGGGCGGCGAACAGATCGCCGCCCACGCGCGCAAGAAGCTGGGTTGCGATTTCCATGCGACCAGCCCTGACGGCGCCTTCACGCTGGAACCGGTGTACTGCCTGGGCCTGTGCGCGCAATCGCCGGCCATGCTGATCGACGGCGTGCCCTACGCGCGGCTGACGACCAAGCGCTTCGACACCATCCTCGGCTATGTGAAGGAGGCGCCATGA
- a CDS encoding formate dehydrogenase beta subunit, which yields MSEPITVYVPCDAAALAVGADDVVRAVQAQAARRGETVRIVRNGSRGLLWLEPLVEIATPAGRVAYGPVQPEDVAALFDADWLRGGAHALGHGPTEEIPYLKRQERLTFARVGITDPLSLDDYQAHGGLQGLRRALAMTPAQVVQEVQDSGLRGRGGAAFPTGIKWKTVLTTPADRKYIVCNADEGDSGTFADRMLMEGDPYVLIEGMAIAGVAVGATQGYIYVRSEYPHAIAALQAAIGHARAAGWLGDDILGSGRRFDLEVRKGAGAYICGEETSLLESLEGKRGVVRAKPPLPAIAGLFGKPTVINNVISLASVPIIMARGAAWYRDFGVGRSQGTLPFQLAGNLKHGGLVEKAFGLTLRELLYDFGGGSASGRPLRAVQVGGPLGAYLPESQWDVPLDYEAYVRISAMIGHGGLVAFDDTVDMQWMARYAMEFCAIESCGKCTPCRIGSTRGMETIDRIAARGPDHAQQVHLLRDLCDTMLGGSLCALGGMAPYPVLSALNHFPQDFGLSTATAAQPA from the coding sequence ATGAGCGAACCCATCACCGTGTACGTGCCGTGCGACGCCGCCGCCTTGGCGGTGGGCGCCGATGACGTCGTCCGCGCCGTCCAGGCCCAGGCCGCCCGGCGCGGCGAGACGGTACGCATCGTGCGCAACGGGTCGCGCGGGCTGCTGTGGCTGGAACCCCTGGTCGAAATCGCCACGCCCGCGGGCCGCGTCGCGTACGGTCCCGTGCAGCCCGAGGACGTCGCCGCGCTGTTCGACGCCGATTGGCTGCGCGGCGGCGCGCATGCGCTGGGCCACGGCCCGACGGAAGAGATTCCCTACCTGAAGCGCCAGGAACGCCTGACCTTCGCCCGGGTCGGCATCACCGACCCGCTCAGCCTGGACGACTACCAGGCGCACGGCGGCCTGCAGGGCCTGCGGCGCGCGCTGGCCATGACGCCGGCCCAGGTGGTCCAGGAAGTCCAGGATTCGGGCCTGCGCGGCCGCGGCGGCGCCGCCTTCCCCACCGGCATCAAGTGGAAGACCGTGCTGACCACGCCGGCGGACCGCAAGTACATCGTCTGCAATGCGGATGAAGGCGATTCCGGCACCTTCGCGGACCGCATGCTGATGGAAGGCGACCCCTATGTGCTGATCGAAGGCATGGCCATCGCCGGGGTCGCAGTGGGCGCGACGCAGGGCTATATCTACGTGCGTTCGGAATACCCGCACGCCATCGCCGCGCTGCAGGCCGCCATCGGCCATGCTCGGGCGGCGGGCTGGCTGGGCGACGATATCCTGGGCAGCGGCCGGCGCTTCGACCTGGAAGTGCGCAAGGGCGCCGGCGCCTATATCTGCGGCGAAGAAACGTCCCTGCTGGAAAGCCTGGAAGGCAAGCGCGGCGTGGTCCGCGCCAAGCCGCCGCTGCCGGCCATCGCGGGCCTGTTCGGCAAGCCCACCGTCATCAACAACGTAATCTCGCTGGCCTCGGTGCCCATCATCATGGCGCGCGGAGCGGCCTGGTACCGAGACTTCGGCGTGGGCCGCTCGCAAGGCACCCTGCCCTTCCAGCTGGCCGGCAACCTGAAGCACGGCGGCCTGGTGGAAAAGGCCTTCGGCCTGACACTGCGCGAACTGCTCTACGACTTCGGCGGCGGCAGCGCCTCCGGCCGGCCGCTGCGCGCGGTGCAGGTGGGCGGGCCCCTGGGCGCCTACCTGCCCGAATCGCAGTGGGACGTCCCGCTGGACTACGAGGCCTACGTCCGGATTTCGGCGATGATCGGCCACGGCGGCCTGGTGGCCTTCGACGACACGGTCGATATGCAGTGGATGGCGCGCTACGCCATGGAGTTCTGCGCCATCGAATCCTGCGGCAAATGCACGCCCTGCCGCATCGGCTCCACACGAGGCATGGAAACCATAGACCGCATCGCCGCGCGTGGCCCGGACCACGCGCAGCAGGTGCATCTGCTGCGCGACCTGTGCGACACCATGCTGGGCGGCTCGCTCTGCGCGCTGGGCGGCATGGCACCGTATCCGGTGCTGTCCGCCCTGAACCATTTCCCCCAGGATTTCGGCCTATCGACCGCGACCGCGGCGCAACCGGCCTAG